The following are from one region of the Vanessa atalanta chromosome 5, ilVanAtal1.2, whole genome shotgun sequence genome:
- the LOC125064083 gene encoding translation initiation factor eIF-2B subunit gamma: MHKILEFQAVVLAAGRGSRMPDVGGTVSKCLLPVGPYPVIWYSLNMLERYGFQDTMVVVLDEDKSNILNALEKCPLKIKYELIVIPSDEDWGTANSLKHISSRVTTDLIVISGDLITNINLNEVVNLYRKHDAALATLFFNNGPEEWIELPGLKSKAKPDRDLVCIDKETERLVFLASASDFEENVKIPRVLLKKFGSISLFSRLLDAHVYVMKNWLISYLVESDKFTSIKGELIPHIVRKQLSRPKNPLEKKGTSEKNVDICKDIFDFAIDKGYESKIRQMSAYNDHKLGSKGVYYNDTLRCYALIPDKNTFGIRVNTLASFYLSNSKILSKWEEVTGTVLSDRINLNSEVKTKQIDEASTVGEKSVIAEKTSIKCTFVGANCVVENKVRLTNCILMNNVTIKEGCALQDCVVYTGATVDTGCNLQYCLIGPHHVVPSSTSGKHQLFAETTDNMITLG, encoded by the exons ATGCATAAAATACTAGAGTTTCAAGCTGTGGTGTTAGCAGCAGGGAGAGGTTCCCGTATGCCTGATGTTGGAGGAACAGTTTCGAAATGTCTGCTACCAGTTGGACCATATCCAGTCATTTGGTATTCATTAAATATGCTTGAAAGATATGGATTTCAAG ACACTATGGTAGTGGTTCTCGACGAAGACAAGTCTAACATCTTAAATGCATTAGAAAAGTGTCCcttaaaaattaagtatgaaCTAATAGTTATTCCCTCAGATGAGGACTGGGGTACTGCAAACTCCCTAAAACATATAAGTAGTCGAGTGACTACAGATTTAATAGTTATATCTGGAGatcttattactaatattaatttaaatgaagttgTAAATCTTTATCGTAAACATGATGCAGCACTTGCTACCTTATTCTTTAACAACGGACCAGAAGAATGGATTGAATTGCCGGGCTTGAAAAGTAAAGCCAAACCAGATAGAGATCTAGTTTGCATTGATAAAGAAACAGAAAGACTTGTCTTTCTAGCGAGCGCCAGTGACTTTgaagaaaatgtaaaaatacctCGTGTGCTCTTAAAAAAATTCGGATCCATTAGCCTGTTCAGTAGATTATTAGATGCACATGTATATGTTATGAAAAACTGGCTTATAAGCTACCTCGTTGAGTCAGATAAATTTACTTCTATTAAAGGAGAACTAATACCTCACATAGTCAGAAAACAACTCTCTAGACCTAAAAATCCACTGGAAAAAAAAGGAACGTCTGAAAAGAATGTTGATAtttgtaaagatatttttgattttgccATTGACAAAGGATACGAAAGTAAAATAAGACAAATGTCCGCATATAACGATCATAAACTTGGTAGTAAAGGAGTTTACTACAATGATACATTGAGATGTTATGCTTTGATTCctgataaaaatacttttggtATCAGAGTCAACACTTTAGcctcattttatttatctaatagcAAG ATACTCTCGAAATGGGAAGAAGTAACGGGTACAGTTCTCTCAGATAGAATAAATCTTAACAGTGAAgtgaaaactaaacaaattgATGAAGCAAGTACTGTGGGAGAGAAAAGTGTTATTGCTGAGAAGACTTCCATAAAATGTACATTTGTTGGAGCAAATTGTGTAGTTGAAAACAAAGTTAGATtaactaattgtattttaatgaacaatGTCACTATAAAGGAAGG GTGTGCACTTCAAGATTGTGTTGTCTATACTGGAGCAACTGTAGACACAGGCTGCAACCTCCAGTATTGCCTCATCGGTCCTCATCATGTTGTGCCATCTTCTACTTCTGGAAAACATCAACTATTTGCCGAAACAACTGATAATATGATTACTCTGGGATaa
- the LOC125064175 gene encoding serine-rich adhesin for platelets-like isoform X2 → MSGTNIMTIREMIDSAFGDPDENIVNLKLIQTILYVLARQLRVLERRVGVAIGPSFIRSASSISITEVKLLTSVKKKKRNIRNASSEKKKTDSSSKSTTDRSSEKSVSKSTTERTTSSGPSSSLKTSTTLSSSDKTKSSTDKSPSSKVDSDIYKKKRADSREEAEKVPTPMVSLDSMEMQFEKLLIVERVSSEDGETKSGAFHDSKGLNLSIVTKDQFDNLAETVKELQEKFSSVGKALFPENTKLMQDLRRGASLTDAMAALQLSARLDAAEMTLQQMLSLITDLAIRKGIEIADIRENETEMKDILDAPSHVSGIPSHVSRKSTARKQSLKVEKKIQALPTQSAETSHTEIVEHFIEEPMSEPADEPNVKKDTINVYEMDNAMQEVYESLLKTVKNMTSKVGSTAENALKIAHKLEEKVNNATTLDVRMDDIETLVSDYAEKINTLDTGLSSQMTNYQEQLTQMQHDLEAGLESMTEAIANTGGDTTAIAELNFSFNNLQIDFDATNLKQKELRENQDMFSSDLTSLWKQIEILRGTKSDRDEVADALRDKAGIGALNGLVTQQQFDAVRGDFEKRIAASYDKFNNQEIIWQKAIDDLLRELNEKAGLEQIASLRDDINTNLEKLRSKVNAMMEIVGEPRLAATTKKLFRDTACLSCSSPAHMDIDEPNVIPPLPALPNPSRRPPIIEAENITKPKEDGDHGLCYPGRPIQHPKDPRSHYCQRYCGGSHTVVTNTSKRAPAGMIISSFRQTNSGIGVDGKTYKIDEPEPKLTPCVPCNLPNVTPAPSEKEQGFNNDTVESLDLFARASIMKTDGNSVSVTPPAAFDDD, encoded by the exons atgtCAGGCACCAATATTATGACAATTAGAGAGATGATAGACTCTGCCTTTGGAGACCCTGAT GAGAATATTGTTAATCTTAAACTTATccaaacaatattatatgtacttgCCAGACAATTACGGGTTTTAGAACGTAGAGTTGGTGTGGCAATTGGTCCTAGTTTTATTCGTTCTGCTTCAAGTATTTCTATAACTGAAGTCAAATTGCTGACCagtgttaaaaagaaaaaaagaaatattagaaaTGCGAGTAGTGAAAAGAAAAAAACCGATTCTTCTTCGAAATCTACAACAGATAGATCTTCGGAGAAAAGTGTTTCTAAGTCAACAACTGAAAGAACAACGTCATCGGGGCCATCTTCATCCTTGAAAACATCAACTACACTGTCATCTTCTGATAAAACTAAGTCGTCTACGGATAAGTCGCCTTCAAGCAAAGTCGatagtgatatttataaaaaaaag AGAGCTGACTCCCGAGAGGAAGCAGAGAAAGTACCTACTCCTATGGTGTCGTTAGATTCGATGG AAATGCAATTCGAGAAACTACTTATTG TTGAACGAGTATCCTCTGAAGACGGTGAAACAAAATCTG gAGCTTTTCATGACAGCAAAGGACTCAATTTATCTATTGTAACAAAAGACCAATTTGATAACCTAGCAGAAACAGTTAAAgaattacaagaaaaatttagtTCAGTTGGGAAAGCACTTTTTCCGGAGAATACGAAATTAATGCAAGACCTTCGTAGAGGAGCATCTCTTACTGACGCAATGGCTGCCTTACAATTATCTGCTAGACTTGATGCTGCAGAAATGACATTACAACAAATGTTGTCACTAATCACAGATCTTGCCATTAGAAAAGGTATAGAAATAGCAGACATCCGCGAG aatgaaACAGAAATGAAAGATATTCTTGATGCACCTAGTCATGTATCAGGTATTCCTTCGCATGTATCACGGAAATCTACAGCTCGTAAACAATCGTTGAAAgttgagaaaaaaatacaagccTTACCTACACAGTCTGCAGAAACATCACACACTGAAATTgttgaacattttattgaagAACCAATGTCAGAGCCAGCAGACGAACCTAATGTGAAAAAAGATACAATCAATGTTTACGAAATGGA taaTGCTATGCAGGAAGTGTATGAAAGTCTTTTAAAGACTGTAAAAAATATGACCAGCAAAGTAGGGTCTActgcagaaaatgccttaaagaTAGCTCATAAATTAG AAGAAAAAGTTAATAATGCAACAACTCTAGACGTTCGTATGGATGATATAGAAACTTTAGTATCTGATTATGCAGAGAAAATCAATACGTTAGATACAGGTCTATCCTCGCAG ATGACGAACTATCAAGAGCAATTGACCCAAATGCAACATGATTTAGAAGCAGGCTTAGAATCCATGACTGAAGCCATAGCAAATACGGGTGGAGATACTACTG CTATAGCCGAATTAAACTTCAGTTTTAATAATCTACAAATAGATTTTGATGCTACAAACCTAAAACAAAAAGAATTGAGGGAGAATCAAGATATGTTTTCTTCTGATCTTACC tcTTTATGGAAGCAAATTGAGATATTACGTGGAACTAAATCTGATCGTGATGAAGTAGCTGACGCTTTACGCGATAAGGCTGGAATAGGTGCTTTAAATGGTCTTGTAACGCAACAACAGTTTGACGCAGTTAGAGGTGATTTCGAGAAACGTATTGCAGCTTCTTATGACAAGTTTAATAATCAGGAAATTATTTGGCAA AAAGCTATAGATGATCTACTTAGAGAACTTAACGAAAAGGCTGGTTTAGAGCAAATAGCATCTCTGCGTGATGATATAAATACCAATCTCGAAAAATTGAGAAGTAAAGTAAATGCGATGATGGAAATTGTTGGTGAACCACGTTTAGCTGCCACTACGAAAAAACTATTTCGTGACACAGCCTGCCTCTCATGTTCATCTCCAGCTCATATGGATATAGATGAACCGAATGTTATACCACCTCTGCCGGCGTTACCAAATCCATCGAGACGTCCTCCTATTATAGAAGCTGAAAATATTACGAAGCCCAAAGAAGACGGTGATCACGGCTTATGTTATCCTGGTAGACCAATTCAACATCCAAAAGATCCGAG ATCACACTATTGTCAAAGATATTGTGGTGGATCGCATACAGTGGTAACTAACACATCAAAAAGAGCTCCAGCTGGAATGATTATAAGTTCGTTTCGTCAAACAAATTCAGGAATTGGTGTGGATGGAAAA acttATAAAATTGATGAGCCAGAGCCTAAACTGACACCATGCGTACCTTGTAATTTACCAAACGTAACTCCAGCTCCGTCAGAAAAGGAACAAGGTTTTAATAATGATacag TTGAATCACTTGACCTCTTTGCAAGAGCATCTATTATGAAGACTGATGGCAACAGCGTGTCAGTAACTCCACCTGCAGCTTTTGACGATGACtaa
- the LOC125064175 gene encoding myosin-10-like isoform X1, with the protein MSGTNIMTIREMIDSAFGDPDENIVNLKLIQTILYVLARQLRVLERRVGVAIGPSFIRSASSISITEVKLLTSVKKKKRNIRNASSEKKKTDSSSKSTTDRSSEKSVSKSTTERTTSSGPSSSLKTSTTLSSSDKTKSSTDKSPSSKVDSDIYKKKFPSQEYHHLLETIEQQRERELRIVDQRADSREEAEKVPTPMVSLDSMEMQFEKLLIVERVSSEDGETKSGAFHDSKGLNLSIVTKDQFDNLAETVKELQEKFSSVGKALFPENTKLMQDLRRGASLTDAMAALQLSARLDAAEMTLQQMLSLITDLAIRKGIEIADIRENETEMKDILDAPSHVSGIPSHVSRKSTARKQSLKVEKKIQALPTQSAETSHTEIVEHFIEEPMSEPADEPNVKKDTINVYEMDNAMQEVYESLLKTVKNMTSKVGSTAENALKIAHKLEEKVNNATTLDVRMDDIETLVSDYAEKINTLDTGLSSQMTNYQEQLTQMQHDLEAGLESMTEAIANTGGDTTAIAELNFSFNNLQIDFDATNLKQKELRENQDMFSSDLTSLWKQIEILRGTKSDRDEVADALRDKAGIGALNGLVTQQQFDAVRGDFEKRIAASYDKFNNQEIIWQKAIDDLLRELNEKAGLEQIASLRDDINTNLEKLRSKVNAMMEIVGEPRLAATTKKLFRDTACLSCSSPAHMDIDEPNVIPPLPALPNPSRRPPIIEAENITKPKEDGDHGLCYPGRPIQHPKDPRSHYCQRYCGGSHTVVTNTSKRAPAGMIISSFRQTNSGIGVDGKTYKIDEPEPKLTPCVPCNLPNVTPAPSEKEQGFNNDTVESLDLFARASIMKTDGNSVSVTPPAAFDDD; encoded by the exons atgtCAGGCACCAATATTATGACAATTAGAGAGATGATAGACTCTGCCTTTGGAGACCCTGAT GAGAATATTGTTAATCTTAAACTTATccaaacaatattatatgtacttgCCAGACAATTACGGGTTTTAGAACGTAGAGTTGGTGTGGCAATTGGTCCTAGTTTTATTCGTTCTGCTTCAAGTATTTCTATAACTGAAGTCAAATTGCTGACCagtgttaaaaagaaaaaaagaaatattagaaaTGCGAGTAGTGAAAAGAAAAAAACCGATTCTTCTTCGAAATCTACAACAGATAGATCTTCGGAGAAAAGTGTTTCTAAGTCAACAACTGAAAGAACAACGTCATCGGGGCCATCTTCATCCTTGAAAACATCAACTACACTGTCATCTTCTGATAAAACTAAGTCGTCTACGGATAAGTCGCCTTCAAGCAAAGTCGatagtgatatttataaaaaaaag TTTCCCTCGCAGGAATATCATCATCTTTTGGAGACTATTGAACAGCAAAGAGAACGTGAACTACGAATTGTTGATCAG AGAGCTGACTCCCGAGAGGAAGCAGAGAAAGTACCTACTCCTATGGTGTCGTTAGATTCGATGG AAATGCAATTCGAGAAACTACTTATTG TTGAACGAGTATCCTCTGAAGACGGTGAAACAAAATCTG gAGCTTTTCATGACAGCAAAGGACTCAATTTATCTATTGTAACAAAAGACCAATTTGATAACCTAGCAGAAACAGTTAAAgaattacaagaaaaatttagtTCAGTTGGGAAAGCACTTTTTCCGGAGAATACGAAATTAATGCAAGACCTTCGTAGAGGAGCATCTCTTACTGACGCAATGGCTGCCTTACAATTATCTGCTAGACTTGATGCTGCAGAAATGACATTACAACAAATGTTGTCACTAATCACAGATCTTGCCATTAGAAAAGGTATAGAAATAGCAGACATCCGCGAG aatgaaACAGAAATGAAAGATATTCTTGATGCACCTAGTCATGTATCAGGTATTCCTTCGCATGTATCACGGAAATCTACAGCTCGTAAACAATCGTTGAAAgttgagaaaaaaatacaagccTTACCTACACAGTCTGCAGAAACATCACACACTGAAATTgttgaacattttattgaagAACCAATGTCAGAGCCAGCAGACGAACCTAATGTGAAAAAAGATACAATCAATGTTTACGAAATGGA taaTGCTATGCAGGAAGTGTATGAAAGTCTTTTAAAGACTGTAAAAAATATGACCAGCAAAGTAGGGTCTActgcagaaaatgccttaaagaTAGCTCATAAATTAG AAGAAAAAGTTAATAATGCAACAACTCTAGACGTTCGTATGGATGATATAGAAACTTTAGTATCTGATTATGCAGAGAAAATCAATACGTTAGATACAGGTCTATCCTCGCAG ATGACGAACTATCAAGAGCAATTGACCCAAATGCAACATGATTTAGAAGCAGGCTTAGAATCCATGACTGAAGCCATAGCAAATACGGGTGGAGATACTACTG CTATAGCCGAATTAAACTTCAGTTTTAATAATCTACAAATAGATTTTGATGCTACAAACCTAAAACAAAAAGAATTGAGGGAGAATCAAGATATGTTTTCTTCTGATCTTACC tcTTTATGGAAGCAAATTGAGATATTACGTGGAACTAAATCTGATCGTGATGAAGTAGCTGACGCTTTACGCGATAAGGCTGGAATAGGTGCTTTAAATGGTCTTGTAACGCAACAACAGTTTGACGCAGTTAGAGGTGATTTCGAGAAACGTATTGCAGCTTCTTATGACAAGTTTAATAATCAGGAAATTATTTGGCAA AAAGCTATAGATGATCTACTTAGAGAACTTAACGAAAAGGCTGGTTTAGAGCAAATAGCATCTCTGCGTGATGATATAAATACCAATCTCGAAAAATTGAGAAGTAAAGTAAATGCGATGATGGAAATTGTTGGTGAACCACGTTTAGCTGCCACTACGAAAAAACTATTTCGTGACACAGCCTGCCTCTCATGTTCATCTCCAGCTCATATGGATATAGATGAACCGAATGTTATACCACCTCTGCCGGCGTTACCAAATCCATCGAGACGTCCTCCTATTATAGAAGCTGAAAATATTACGAAGCCCAAAGAAGACGGTGATCACGGCTTATGTTATCCTGGTAGACCAATTCAACATCCAAAAGATCCGAG ATCACACTATTGTCAAAGATATTGTGGTGGATCGCATACAGTGGTAACTAACACATCAAAAAGAGCTCCAGCTGGAATGATTATAAGTTCGTTTCGTCAAACAAATTCAGGAATTGGTGTGGATGGAAAA acttATAAAATTGATGAGCCAGAGCCTAAACTGACACCATGCGTACCTTGTAATTTACCAAACGTAACTCCAGCTCCGTCAGAAAAGGAACAAGGTTTTAATAATGATacag TTGAATCACTTGACCTCTTTGCAAGAGCATCTATTATGAAGACTGATGGCAACAGCGTGTCAGTAACTCCACCTGCAGCTTTTGACGATGACtaa